One window of the Sciurus carolinensis chromosome 8, mSciCar1.2, whole genome shotgun sequence genome contains the following:
- the Gng11 gene encoding guanine nucleotide-binding protein G(I)/G(S)/G(O) subunit gamma-11, with product MPALHIEDLPEKEKLKMEVEQLRKEVKLQRQQVSKCSEEIKNYIEERSGEDPLVKGIPEDKNPFKEKGSCIIS from the exons ATGCCTGCCCTTCACATCGAAGATTTGCCAGAGAAGGAAAAGCTGAAGATGGAAGTTGAGCAACTTCGCAAAGAAGTGAAGCTGCAGAGACAACAG GTGTCTAAGTGttctgaagaaataaagaactatATTGAAGAACGTTCTGGAGAGGATCCCCTGGTGAAGGGAATTCCAGAAGACAAGAATCCCTTTAAGGAAAAAGGCAGCTGCATTATTTCATAA